The proteins below come from a single Natrinema sp. SYSU A 869 genomic window:
- the nrfD gene encoding NrfD/PsrC family molybdoenzyme membrane anchor subunit: MGTKTPSEADILRPIGAVSKTYFILVGVAGLAFVAFLIGWAYQLQQGLAVTALGDWGSGGGATWGVYIGAFIWWVGIAHGGIILSAAVRLLGMDRYMPVARLAELLTIGGLSAAGFYIIVHLGRPDRMVTSVISHYHVTVHASPLVWDVTVITAYFVLTATYLSLTLRYDISRLRDQLPDRLGPLYSAMTIGYTETEDRVVERMVWWLALAIIIMAPLLLHGGVIPWLFSVLPTMPTWFGGVQGPQFLTIALTSAISGVIILAYSFRHAYDWDHIFTDDIFRGLLLWLGFFCLLFLWLQLQQNITGLFVAPVDLTHAAVARATNPIYLTSMSLVFLTLSYIFAQSIRPTLFTKKRAVVSGLAVLTATIMEKVLFVVEGFLHPTFDIYHATPGRYVPSLIELLSIIGTIGMVTLLFLTVAKIFPVVELHAIEHLRDDHE, from the coding sequence ATGGGGACGAAAACGCCGAGTGAGGCCGACATCTTGCGGCCGATCGGAGCAGTGTCGAAAACGTACTTCATCCTGGTTGGGGTGGCAGGGTTGGCGTTCGTCGCCTTCCTGATCGGCTGGGCCTACCAACTGCAGCAAGGGTTAGCCGTTACTGCCCTCGGTGACTGGGGCAGCGGCGGCGGCGCGACCTGGGGCGTGTACATCGGTGCGTTCATCTGGTGGGTGGGTATCGCCCACGGCGGGATCATCCTCTCAGCGGCGGTCAGACTCCTCGGGATGGACCGGTACATGCCCGTGGCGCGACTCGCCGAGTTGCTGACCATCGGCGGACTCTCCGCGGCGGGCTTTTACATCATCGTCCACCTCGGGCGGCCGGATCGGATGGTCACGAGCGTCATCAGCCACTATCACGTCACGGTTCACGCCTCGCCGCTGGTGTGGGACGTGACCGTCATCACGGCCTACTTCGTGCTGACGGCGACCTACCTCTCACTGACGCTGCGCTATGACATCAGCCGACTGCGCGATCAGTTACCGGACCGCCTCGGTCCGCTGTACAGCGCCATGACGATCGGCTACACCGAGACGGAGGACCGCGTCGTCGAGCGGATGGTCTGGTGGCTTGCGCTGGCGATCATCATCATGGCTCCACTGTTGCTCCACGGCGGGGTCATTCCGTGGCTGTTTTCGGTGCTCCCGACGATGCCGACCTGGTTCGGCGGCGTCCAGGGGCCGCAGTTCCTCACCATCGCGCTCACCTCGGCTATCAGCGGCGTGATCATCCTCGCCTATTCGTTCCGGCACGCCTACGACTGGGACCACATCTTCACCGACGACATCTTCCGCGGGTTGCTCCTATGGCTGGGCTTCTTCTGTCTACTCTTCCTGTGGCTACAGCTCCAGCAGAACATCACCGGGCTGTTCGTGGCCCCAGTCGACCTGACCCACGCCGCCGTCGCCAGAGCCACCAACCCGATCTACCTCACCTCGATGTCGCTGGTCTTCCTGACGCTGTCGTACATCTTCGCCCAGTCGATCCGGCCGACCCTGTTCACCAAGAAGCGGGCCGTCGTCTCCGGCCTCGCTGTCCTCACTGCGACGATCATGGAGAAGGTGCTGTTCGTCGTCGAGGGGTTCCTTCACCCTACCTTCGACATCTACCACGCGACGCCTGGCCGCTACGTCCCGAGTCTGATCGAACTCCTGTCGATCATCGGGACCATCGGGATGGTGACGCTCCTCTTCCTCACCGTGGCCAAGATCTTCCCGGTGGTCGAACTTCACGCGATCGAACACCTGCGAGACGATCACGAGTAG